The proteins below are encoded in one region of Candidatus Flexicrinis proximus:
- a CDS encoding polyketide cyclase, translating into MADNDYHFITTWRLKGTQVTEVSEVLSNAEDLVRWWPSVYLEIKTVEQGQSDGVGKVVSLFTKGWLPYTLRWSFRVSEVTKTGFTIEAFGDFVGRGIWTFAQEADTALIIYDWKIRADKPLLRRLSGVLKPLFSLNHHWAMARGEESLRLELQRRHATTPEARAAVPPPPQPTFKFLL; encoded by the coding sequence ATGGCGGATAACGATTATCACTTCATTACGACCTGGCGACTTAAGGGCACACAGGTCACAGAGGTTTCGGAGGTGCTCTCTAATGCTGAGGACCTGGTGCGCTGGTGGCCATCGGTATATCTGGAGATCAAGACGGTCGAACAGGGGCAGTCCGATGGGGTTGGCAAAGTGGTCAGCCTGTTCACAAAAGGCTGGCTGCCGTATACGCTTCGCTGGTCGTTCCGCGTGTCGGAAGTAACAAAGACCGGTTTCACGATCGAGGCATTCGGAGATTTCGTGGGCCGTGGAATCTGGACATTTGCGCAGGAAGCCGACACGGCGTTGATCATATACGATTGGAAGATCCGCGCAGATAAACCCCTGCTACGCCGATTGAGTGGGGTACTCAAACCGCTCTTCTCGCTCAACCATCACTGGGCGATGGCTCGCGGCGAGGAAAGCCTGCGTCTCGAACTTCAGCGCCGCCATGCGACCACGCCCGAGGCACGGGCCGCAGTCCCGCCCCCTCCACAGCCAACTTTCAAGTTTCTGCTTTAG